The proteins below come from a single Desulfitobacterium metallireducens DSM 15288 genomic window:
- a CDS encoding DUF445 domain-containing protein, whose protein sequence is MIKQINPLNTYRKANWALGVTALGLVAAFPFQTQFWGGLVTSGCSAGLVGGLADWFAVTALFRKPLGIRPGRVFRTEIIPRNRERIFQELTHMVQDELLSQEALTQKIAGLDFADLFGKLTDAQGLEKLEPSVKSLVNSLLESMNQLGEETFALNNVISEILREAFKLSCDKGTVNKVLEVLAHELSLWGQSPEMHHTLEKWIDDSLEAYVSENSSRKIVQMFLPDSSTLATKIQMQVSNELTGGQAVRTAQEWLEEFVAGPRFDDLVEQLLPKVRSFIQTRANQPENAQMLTSFLLHYIAKYHLELEENAEKRVGFNQKVQTLLSQVVAGLHDRIGRFVRDGLEKYSDEMLVNLIEEKAGADLQMIRINGSVVGGLAGVLFYLVNFLI, encoded by the coding sequence ATGATTAAACAGATAAATCCTTTAAATACATATCGTAAAGCAAACTGGGCATTAGGGGTAACGGCTTTGGGGCTTGTAGCAGCGTTCCCTTTTCAAACGCAGTTTTGGGGCGGACTTGTAACCAGTGGCTGTAGTGCAGGTTTAGTCGGAGGACTGGCAGACTGGTTTGCGGTCACGGCACTTTTCCGCAAGCCCTTAGGGATACGTCCAGGACGGGTCTTTCGAACGGAAATTATTCCGCGTAATCGGGAACGGATATTTCAGGAACTGACGCACATGGTTCAAGACGAGTTACTCTCGCAAGAAGCGTTAACCCAAAAAATAGCAGGGTTGGATTTCGCAGACCTCTTTGGAAAACTAACCGATGCGCAAGGACTTGAGAAGCTTGAGCCGAGCGTAAAATCGTTAGTAAATAGCCTCTTAGAAAGCATGAATCAGCTTGGAGAAGAGACTTTCGCTTTAAATAATGTGATCAGTGAGATCTTGCGTGAAGCGTTTAAGCTTTCTTGTGATAAGGGAACCGTGAACAAAGTGCTCGAAGTGTTGGCTCATGAGCTTAGCCTCTGGGGCCAAAGTCCTGAAATGCATCATACCTTAGAGAAATGGATAGATGATTCATTAGAAGCTTATGTCAGCGAAAATTCCTCACGAAAAATTGTGCAGATGTTTTTGCCCGACAGTTCAACGCTTGCGACGAAGATTCAAATGCAGGTATCTAATGAATTAACAGGAGGACAAGCTGTCCGGACTGCTCAAGAATGGCTAGAGGAATTTGTTGCAGGCCCCCGCTTTGATGATTTAGTCGAGCAGCTTCTCCCCAAGGTTCGCTCCTTCATCCAAACTAGGGCGAATCAGCCTGAAAATGCTCAGATGCTGACTTCGTTTCTGCTTCACTATATTGCGAAATATCACTTAGAATTAGAAGAGAATGCCGAAAAACGAGTTGGGTTCAATCAAAAGGTGCAAACGCTCCTTTCCCAAGTCGTCGCCGGATTACATGATCGAATTGGACGGTTTGTCAGGGACGGACTTGAGAAGTACTCAGATGAAATGTTAGTTAACTTGATTGAAGAAAAGGCCGGAGCTGACCTGCAAATGATCCGCATCAACGGCTCAGTTGTTGGTGGACTCGCGGGAGTACTTTTCTATCTGGTGAATTTTCTTATCTGA
- a CDS encoding glycosyl hydrolase family 18 protein has translation MARNLRIGSRGSDVLEVQTLRSQAPAPISRSVAGWLPYWYQASGFASVKANAEVFDQLSPYWYRLESNGAVGKFPFAEDPEIIAFVRNKGIRLIPLISNEFNQELIFNLINSPELRTQHIQNLVHLVQSKNYDGIDLNYENLPREDRDVFSSFIREASQAFRAIQKRLVVTVHAKTTDEGSWYGAAAHDYQAIGQAADFVRVMAYDYSWSGSDPGSIAPAVWVEEVLAYAVSRIPLQKVVLGLPTYGYNWSAGKGQGVTYKRASEIAQQQGVDITHDPLNGPHYTYTEDNIDHEVWFSDALSTGTLLDLVNRYNIYGIVFWHLGDEDPNIYPLIKSKFTASE, from the coding sequence GTGGCAAGAAATTTGCGCATCGGTTCCCGCGGAAGTGACGTGCTCGAGGTTCAAACTTTACGATCACAGGCGCCTGCACCGATATCTCGCTCAGTCGCAGGATGGTTGCCGTACTGGTACCAGGCCAGTGGATTTGCATCAGTTAAGGCCAACGCTGAAGTTTTTGACCAGCTTTCCCCCTATTGGTACCGCTTAGAAAGCAATGGTGCAGTTGGAAAATTCCCCTTCGCGGAAGACCCGGAAATCATCGCGTTTGTACGAAACAAAGGAATTCGTCTTATTCCTTTAATCTCCAACGAATTTAACCAGGAGCTGATTTTCAACCTGATTAATTCTCCAGAGCTGAGAACTCAACATATTCAGAATTTAGTCCATCTCGTTCAAAGCAAAAATTATGACGGGATCGATCTCAACTATGAAAATTTACCCCGAGAAGATCGTGATGTTTTTTCCTCATTCATTAGGGAAGCCTCCCAAGCGTTCCGAGCGATTCAGAAGAGGCTTGTCGTAACCGTACATGCGAAAACGACAGATGAGGGAAGTTGGTACGGAGCGGCAGCCCATGATTATCAGGCGATAGGTCAAGCCGCTGATTTCGTTCGGGTGATGGCTTATGATTACTCCTGGAGTGGTAGCGATCCAGGGTCGATTGCTCCCGCCGTATGGGTGGAGGAAGTTCTTGCTTATGCCGTGTCGAGAATCCCTCTTCAAAAAGTTGTCCTTGGACTTCCGACGTATGGCTATAACTGGTCAGCAGGCAAGGGACAGGGAGTGACCTATAAACGGGCTAGCGAAATTGCCCAGCAACAAGGGGTAGATATCACCCACGATCCGCTTAACGGGCCGCATTATACGTATACGGAGGATAATATTGACCATGAAGTATGGTTTAGTGATGCCCTCTCGACGGGGACGCTGCTGGATTTAGTCAACCGGTATAATATCTATGGTATCGTGTTCTGGCATCTTGGGGACGAGGACCCCAATATTTATCCTTTGATCAAAAGCAAATTCACTGCAAGCGAGTAG